A genomic segment from Flavobacterium litorale encodes:
- a CDS encoding OmpP1/FadL family transporter: MKNILLGALSLAAVTTYAQRDMNSPADAVRYGMDDLNGTARFRAMGGAFGALGGDPSAIMVNPAGAAIFNYNSGTLSMSNYNLSNTSTYFGTQAKRNDTAFDLNQMGAIFVFNNSNEEAFMNKFTLGFNYDNIKDFDNRTFTRGTNPNNSIDSYFINYANGVPLGTLNNNNFEQLNFREQQAYLGYNTYIINPAIDTPNNTTYVSNYNPAASNYYQEDFVNTTGFHGKVALNFGAQLKKRVYVGANINVHFTDYIRTSSFYEDANTPTGLNGIRFNNERYTYGGGVSFNLGTIVKITEELRAGVAYESPTWLRLQDEIRQNISSFCPDCGGGTQDNFVVNPFITFIMDDYSLKTPSKWTGSLAYVFGKTGLLSVDYSIRDHSNTEFTSNGYEAINAELSNTLDVAGELRVGAEYRIKNFSMRGGYRYSESPYKNGTTVGDLTSYSGGIGLAFGNSRIDLAYTWFQRDMDTQFFNAGLTDNARIETTNNNVTLSYTLDL, encoded by the coding sequence ATGAAAAATATACTATTAGGTGCATTAAGCCTAGCAGCAGTAACTACGTACGCCCAAAGAGATATGAACTCACCAGCAGATGCTGTTCGGTATGGAATGGACGATTTAAATGGTACAGCACGCTTTCGTGCTATGGGTGGTGCTTTTGGTGCATTAGGGGGCGACCCTTCGGCAATAATGGTTAACCCAGCAGGTGCTGCCATATTCAATTATAATTCGGGTACACTATCAATGTCCAACTACAACCTAAGTAATACATCTACCTACTTTGGTACGCAGGCAAAACGTAATGATACTGCGTTTGACCTAAACCAAATGGGAGCTATTTTTGTTTTTAATAATAGCAACGAAGAGGCTTTTATGAACAAGTTTACACTTGGTTTTAACTACGATAATATTAAAGATTTTGATAACCGAACTTTTACGAGAGGTACAAATCCTAATAATTCGATAGATAGCTACTTCATAAATTATGCTAATGGTGTACCGCTAGGCACACTAAACAATAATAACTTTGAACAACTTAATTTTAGAGAGCAACAAGCCTATCTAGGTTATAACACCTACATTATTAACCCAGCTATAGATACTCCGAATAATACTACCTACGTATCCAATTATAACCCCGCAGCAAGCAATTATTATCAAGAAGATTTTGTAAATACTACAGGGTTCCACGGCAAAGTAGCTCTTAACTTTGGCGCACAGCTTAAAAAGCGTGTGTACGTAGGTGCTAACATTAATGTACACTTTACCGATTATATCCGCACAAGCAGCTTTTACGAAGATGCAAACACTCCCACAGGGTTAAATGGCATTCGTTTTAATAACGAACGTTATACTTACGGCGGTGGAGTATCGTTTAATTTAGGAACGATAGTTAAAATAACTGAAGAGCTACGTGCTGGTGTAGCCTATGAATCGCCTACATGGTTGCGACTACAGGACGAAATACGCCAAAACATATCGTCGTTCTGCCCCGATTGTGGAGGAGGAACCCAAGATAACTTCGTAGTAAACCCTTTTATAACGTTTATTATGGATGACTATTCGTTAAAAACGCCCTCTAAATGGACGGGTAGTTTAGCATACGTGTTTGGAAAAACAGGGTTACTAAGTGTAGATTATTCTATTAGAGACCACAGCAATACAGAATTTACAAGCAATGGTTACGAGGCTATTAACGCCGAACTTAGTAACACGCTAGATGTTGCAGGCGAACTACGCGTTGGTGCAGAATATCGTATTAAAAATTTTAGTATGCGTGGCGGTTATCGTTACTCCGAAAGTCCGTATAAAAATGGTACAACGGTGGGCGACTTAACCAGCTATTCTGGGGGTATAGGCCTTGCCTTTGGCAACTCAAGAATCGACCTTGCCTATACATGGTTTCAGCGCGATATGGATACACAGTTTTTTAACGCAGGGCTTACCGATAATGCTCGTATAGAAACCACGAACAATAACGTAACACTATCATACACATTGGATTTATAA
- a CDS encoding bifunctional 5,10-methylenetetrahydrofolate dehydrogenase/5,10-methenyltetrahydrofolate cyclohydrolase has protein sequence MQLLDGKKTSNDIKNEIAAEVTKMKQNNEKVPHLAAVIVGNDGASLTYVGSKVKACERVGFESTLIKMPSTTSEMELLKKIEELNQNDDIDGFIVQLPLPEQIDTQKVLMAIDPSKDVDGFHPENFGKMALDMTTFIPATPFGILELLERYDVQTAGKHTVVIGRSHIVGRPMSILMGRKGFPGNSTVTLTHSHTKNINQITTQADIIITALGVPNYLKAEMIKDDAVIIDVGITRVADDTTDKGYRITGDVDFENVSKKASFITPVPGGVGPMTIAMLLKNTLLAREQRKYKK, from the coding sequence ATGCAATTATTAGATGGTAAAAAAACCTCCAACGATATTAAAAATGAAATCGCTGCAGAGGTAACCAAAATGAAACAGAATAACGAAAAAGTGCCGCACCTTGCTGCTGTAATAGTGGGTAACGACGGTGCTAGCCTTACGTACGTAGGTAGTAAAGTAAAAGCCTGCGAACGCGTAGGATTTGAGTCCACACTCATAAAAATGCCAAGTACAACATCCGAGATGGAACTCTTAAAGAAAATAGAAGAGCTAAACCAAAATGATGATATAGATGGTTTTATTGTACAGTTACCCTTGCCCGAACAAATAGATACGCAAAAAGTACTAATGGCTATTGACCCCAGTAAAGATGTGGATGGTTTCCACCCCGAAAACTTTGGGAAAATGGCACTGGATATGACAACCTTTATCCCTGCTACACCCTTTGGTATTTTAGAGCTTTTAGAGCGTTACGATGTGCAAACCGCAGGTAAACACACCGTTGTTATAGGGCGTAGCCACATTGTAGGTAGGCCCATGAGCATATTAATGGGGCGTAAAGGATTTCCTGGTAACAGTACCGTTACCCTAACGCATAGCCATACCAAAAACATAAATCAAATTACCACACAAGCCGATATTATAATTACAGCATTAGGAGTACCTAATTATTTAAAAGCAGAGATGATTAAAGATGATGCCGTAATTATTGATGTGGGTATAACACGTGTTGCTGACGATACTACTGATAAAGGGTACAGAATAACGGGCGATGTAGATTTTGAAAATGTAAGTAAAAAAGCATCGTTTATAACGCCAGTACCTGGTGGGGTAGGACCCATGACAATTGCAATGCTACTAAAAAATACATTACTAGCAAGAGAGCAACGTAAGTATAAAAAATAG
- a CDS encoding T6SS effector amidase Tae4 family protein, translating to MNNYLKQISVLALLCCSFLFISCETEETITTETVPTEQAQPALVTIDEVLSKINSSEIKNTIKNLTNPNLKSRLNDFENAEYFEKVGVKDKFHQYTLYLNGYTPDRPYFLYYIITVDIDLKEKSGFLKYIPDQPISVLDATKFSGKLKLLNNDMDFQAEIVFNQGQAVPMVIGTTICVENVIVNVHNCSNGGEHAPGESCAPGYVNDAYYSLVDIVETCWTEFDYTSPGTFIGGGGGSSMSNIDRFNNRLTAQQTAFLNANPTVKNIIYDFIEHTAILSSATLMVDLGMRDVSLLTPLLNHLKDKNFSQNSTRFVSWAVDYLIDNPNVTALQFDNWFMGEVEGVESTEPYVDGYWDNPNLIIPQQQLPTKAAFLAAYPQMPTSQLCSLIGGDVLTLYNAIIATGKPMNSCTVRLSRALNYSGINIPNIPGKTKLGGDGNYYFTFASDITAWMIFTFGISNSSGGLIPYNSNHMYLDDGGANGTNFVTQLENTTGIYAMQPISVEAFQASGHCDALVDGLCLTNFCFFGNAFAIHVWVLN from the coding sequence ATGAATAATTATTTGAAACAGATTTCTGTTTTAGCGTTATTGTGTTGTTCGTTTTTGTTTATTTCCTGTGAAACAGAAGAGACCATAACAACTGAGACAGTTCCTACTGAACAGGCACAGCCTGCCCTGGTGACCATTGATGAGGTTTTATCCAAAATTAATAGTTCTGAAATTAAAAATACTATAAAAAACCTTACTAATCCGAATTTGAAATCTAGACTTAACGATTTTGAAAACGCTGAATATTTTGAAAAGGTTGGTGTTAAAGATAAGTTCCATCAATACACACTGTATTTAAATGGGTATACTCCAGACCGCCCGTACTTTTTGTACTATATTATTACTGTTGATATTGATTTAAAGGAAAAATCTGGTTTTTTAAAATATATTCCAGATCAGCCCATTTCAGTTCTCGATGCTACTAAATTTTCAGGTAAATTAAAGCTTTTAAATAACGATATGGATTTTCAGGCTGAGATAGTTTTTAATCAGGGGCAAGCAGTTCCTATGGTAATAGGTACTACAATATGTGTAGAGAATGTAATTGTAAATGTACACAATTGTAGTAATGGTGGTGAGCATGCTCCTGGCGAATCGTGTGCACCTGGTTATGTAAACGATGCCTACTATTCCTTAGTGGATATCGTAGAAACCTGTTGGACAGAATTTGATTATACTAGTCCTGGTACTTTTATAGGCGGTGGTGGTGGATCAAGCATGTCAAACATAGATCGTTTTAACAACCGACTGACAGCACAACAAACAGCCTTTTTAAACGCTAACCCAACGGTTAAAAATATCATCTACGATTTTATTGAGCATACAGCCATACTCTCTTCCGCTACATTAATGGTAGATTTAGGTATGCGTGATGTGAGTTTGTTAACACCGCTTCTAAACCATTTAAAGGATAAGAATTTCTCTCAAAATAGTACCAGATTTGTGAGCTGGGCTGTAGATTATTTAATCGATAATCCTAACGTTACGGCACTACAATTTGATAACTGGTTTATGGGAGAAGTTGAGGGTGTAGAAAGCACAGAGCCTTATGTTGATGGTTACTGGGATAATCCTAATTTAATTATACCTCAACAGCAATTACCTACTAAAGCTGCTTTTTTAGCAGCATATCCTCAAATGCCAACCTCTCAACTTTGCAGTTTAATTGGTGGCGATGTGCTAACACTATATAATGCTATTATTGCTACTGGAAAGCCCATGAATAGTTGTACAGTACGCTTGTCTAGAGCATTAAATTATTCAGGTATTAACATTCCAAATATACCAGGTAAAACAAAGCTAGGTGGTGATGGTAACTATTATTTTACTTTTGCTTCAGATATTACTGCATGGATGATCTTTACTTTTGGTATCAGTAACAGTTCGGGGGGATTAATTCCTTATAATAGTAACCACATGTATTTGGATGATGGAGGTGCTAATGGTACGAATTTTGTTACTCAACTTGAGAATACTACGGGTATTTACGCTATGCAGCCAATCAGTGTTGAAGCGTTTCAAGCATCAGGTCACTGTGATGCACTCGTAGATGGTTTATGTCTTACCAATTTTTGTTTTTTTGGTAATGCTTTCGCTATTCATGTGTGGGTTCTAAATTGA
- a CDS encoding zinc ribbon domain-containing protein YjdM, with amino-acid sequence MEVKDSNGNILNDGDTVTVIKDLKVKGTSSVIKRGTSVKNIRLTDDPAEIDCRVNKTAMVLRTEFVKKA; translated from the coding sequence ATGGAAGTAAAAGATAGTAACGGAAACATTCTTAACGATGGCGATACGGTAACGGTAATTAAAGATTTAAAGGTAAAAGGGACATCTTCTGTTATAAAAAGAGGTACATCGGTAAAAAACATTCGCCTTACGGACGATCCTGCCGAAATTGATTGCCGCGTAAACAAAACAGCAATGGTTTTACGAACGGAATTCGTTAAGAAGGCATAA
- the rluF gene encoding 23S rRNA pseudouridine(2604) synthase RluF, with amino-acid sequence MEQELKRLNKFISETGYCSRREADKLVEEGRVTINGVVPEMGTKVTIDDEVRIDGKLIREKTGKRTYLAFNKPVGIECTTNLDVKNNIVDYINYPKRIFPIGRLDKASEGLIFMTDDGDIVNKILRARNNHEKEYVVTVNKPITDRFIQRMGNGIPILDTVTRKCKVEQISKYIFRIVLTQGLNRQIRRMCEYLGYEVTGLKRIRIINISLDVPVGRYRDLTATEIKELNALIAPSSKTEEASLPKAQTNRPRNTRNSRNNNRNSN; translated from the coding sequence ATGGAACAAGAATTGAAACGACTGAACAAATTTATATCGGAAACGGGTTATTGCTCCCGTAGGGAAGCTGACAAGCTGGTAGAGGAAGGTCGTGTTACCATAAATGGTGTAGTCCCTGAAATGGGTACTAAAGTAACTATTGATGATGAAGTACGAATTGACGGTAAACTCATCCGAGAAAAAACGGGTAAGCGAACCTATCTCGCTTTTAATAAACCTGTAGGTATAGAGTGTACTACCAACCTTGATGTTAAAAATAATATTGTAGATTATATTAATTATCCGAAGCGGATTTTCCCCATTGGTAGGCTGGACAAAGCTAGCGAGGGTTTAATTTTTATGACGGACGATGGCGATATTGTAAATAAAATACTCCGCGCGCGTAACAACCACGAAAAGGAATATGTTGTAACGGTAAATAAGCCTATTACAGATAGGTTTATTCAGCGTATGGGTAACGGCATTCCTATATTGGACACTGTGACGCGAAAATGTAAAGTAGAGCAAATTAGTAAGTACATTTTTAGGATTGTACTTACACAAGGGCTTAACCGACAGATTAGGCGTATGTGCGAATATTTGGGCTATGAGGTTACGGGGCTAAAGCGTATTCGTATTATTAATATATCGCTTGATGTTCCTGTGGGGCGTTACCGCGACCTTACGGCTACTGAAATTAAAGAGCTTAATGCCTTAATTGCACCAAGTAGTAAAACCGAAGAAGCTAGCTTACCTAAAGCACAAACGAACCGACCACGAAACACTCGGAACAGTAGAAACAACAACAGAAATAGCAATTAA
- the rimO gene encoding 30S ribosomal protein S12 methylthiotransferase RimO — protein sequence MRTKTLKKNKINVITLGCSKNVYDSEVLMGQLKASGKDVTHEAPAEEEGNIVVINTCGFIDNAKEESVNMILNYADKKEQGIVDKVFVTGCLSERYKPDLEREIPNIDQYFGTTELPHLLKALGADYKHELLGERLTTTPKNYAYLKIAEGCDRPCSFCAIPLMRGKHVSQPIEKLVKEAEGLARNGVKELILIAQDLTYYGLDLYKKRNLAELLENLAKVEGIEWIRLHYAFPTGFPMDVLDVMNREPKICNYIDIPLQHIADSVLKSMRRGTTQEKTTKLLKQFRAAVPEMAIRTTLIVGYPGETEEDFQTLKKWVEEMRFERLGCFTYSHEENTHAYNLEDDVPAEVKQQRANEIMELQSQISWELNQEKIGATFRCIIDRKEGNHFVGRTEFDSPDVDNEVLIDATEIYLKTGEFVNIKITDATEFDLYGIPVTA from the coding sequence ATGAGAACCAAAACGTTAAAGAAGAATAAAATCAATGTAATTACCTTAGGATGTTCCAAAAATGTGTACGATAGCGAAGTATTAATGGGACAGCTAAAAGCAAGTGGTAAAGATGTTACACACGAAGCACCTGCCGAAGAGGAAGGGAACATCGTGGTAATAAACACTTGTGGTTTTATTGATAATGCAAAGGAGGAATCGGTAAACATGATATTGAATTATGCCGATAAAAAAGAGCAAGGTATTGTAGATAAAGTATTTGTAACAGGATGCCTATCTGAACGTTATAAACCCGATTTGGAACGAGAAATCCCGAATATTGACCAATATTTTGGCACTACAGAGTTACCTCATTTACTTAAAGCATTAGGCGCCGACTATAAGCACGAGTTACTTGGCGAACGCCTAACAACTACACCTAAAAATTACGCCTACTTAAAAATTGCCGAGGGGTGCGACCGCCCTTGTAGTTTTTGTGCTATACCGTTAATGCGTGGCAAACACGTATCGCAACCTATAGAAAAACTGGTTAAAGAGGCTGAAGGACTAGCACGTAATGGGGTTAAAGAGCTTATACTTATAGCGCAAGACCTTACTTACTACGGTTTAGATTTATACAAAAAACGCAACCTTGCCGAATTATTAGAAAATTTAGCTAAGGTAGAAGGTATTGAGTGGATACGCCTACATTATGCATTCCCTACAGGTTTCCCAATGGATGTATTGGATGTAATGAACCGTGAGCCAAAAATATGCAACTATATTGATATTCCGCTACAACATATTGCCGATAGTGTTTTAAAATCGATGCGCCGCGGTACTACCCAAGAAAAAACCACAAAACTACTAAAGCAATTTAGAGCTGCTGTTCCAGAAATGGCAATACGTACTACGTTAATAGTAGGCTACCCTGGCGAAACGGAAGAAGATTTTCAAACCCTAAAAAAATGGGTTGAGGAGATGCGATTTGAGCGTTTGGGTTGCTTTACGTATTCGCACGAAGAAAATACACATGCCTATAATTTAGAAGATGATGTTCCTGCCGAAGTTAAGCAGCAACGTGCTAACGAGATTATGGAATTGCAATCGCAAATATCTTGGGAACTGAATCAGGAAAAGATCGGTGCAACTTTCCGTTGTATTATCGACAGAAAAGAAGGCAACCATTTTGTAGGGCGTACCGAGTTTGATAGTCCTGATGTTGATAACGAAGTATTAATAGATGCTACCGAAATATACTTAAAAACAGGCGAATTTGTAAACATTAAAATTACCGATGCTACAGAGTTCGACTTGTATGGTATTCCTGTTACTGCATAA
- a CDS encoding DUF6705 family protein codes for MKNIYKIYLIITFLLCNSNVVMAQFVPINPSTPSSPYEGTWHYQDGNELFIVSLWKEDSGDFRGHYKKVEYNNGTIGATILNSRKVYNDGFVFPPVIYGDFNSATGVSGVICDNTLDNNLYDCKDGRLQIQINSNCTNCPVTAIWKIEEVPGLRIEGFISGFSIPTDVVLTKVSDEIDLD; via the coding sequence ATGAAAAATATATATAAAATATACTTAATAATCACTTTTTTGTTGTGCAACAGTAATGTAGTAATGGCGCAGTTTGTGCCTATAAACCCATCAACACCTTCATCACCCTACGAGGGTACATGGCATTACCAAGATGGTAATGAATTATTCATAGTCAGTCTATGGAAAGAAGATAGCGGCGACTTCAGGGGTCATTACAAAAAAGTAGAATATAACAATGGAACCATTGGGGCTACTATACTAAATTCGAGAAAAGTATATAATGATGGCTTTGTATTCCCTCCTGTAATTTATGGAGATTTTAATTCAGCGACTGGTGTGTCTGGTGTAATATGTGATAATACTTTAGATAATAATTTATATGATTGTAAAGATGGAAGGTTACAAATTCAAATCAACAGTAACTGTACAAATTGCCCTGTAACAGCAATATGGAAAATAGAGGAAGTTCCAGGACTTAGAATTGAAGGTTTTATATCTGGTTTTAGTATCCCTACTGATGTTGTACTTACTAAAGTATCGGATGAAATTGATTTGGATTGA
- a CDS encoding B12-binding domain-containing radical SAM protein gives MSTKLFLITPPFTQLNTPYPATAYLKGFLNTKGMAASQADLGIDVIIKLFSKQGLTDLFNYIELNSPLLWRGAGGEAKLGTPNSERIIALKDEYIKTIDSVILFLQGKNPTLSHLICQEDFLPEASRFAQLDELDWAFGTMGTQDRAKHLATLYLEDISDLIVECVDPHFGFSRYAERLGRSANSFDELYESLQQPYTYIDELLLELLHKRLVTEKPDLVCFSVPFPGNLYAAFRSAQYIKQHFPNVKIAMGGGFPNTELRSLSDVRVMEFFDFITLDDGEAPIECLVDYIEGKRELSRLKRTFILQDNKVTYIDNLGKPDYKQAQVGTPDYTGLPLDSYISVIEIVNPMHRMWSDGRWNKLTMAHGCYWGKCTFCDISLDYIKIYEPVTAKLLVDRMEELTLQTGQNGFHFVDEAAPPALMREVALEILRRNLAVTWWTNIRFEKSFTADLCRLLKASGCIAVSGGLEVASDRLLNLIQKGVTVAQVARVTRNFTEEGIMVHAYLMYGFPTQTAQETIDSLEMVRQMFEVGVLQSGFWHQFAVTAHSPVGLYPEKFGVLKENDAIGSFANNDIVHIDEKGTNHDKFSFGLKKSLFNYMHGICFDYSLQEWFDFKVPRTKVSPSYIYDALHEENTFTVKPPTAKLIWMGGKPTVSRFIKTKKGNKYEVAELTFHDKKESYTIQIQQQQEEWLVQFLNDAASTTKGVVTFAKVKQSYEALGLDDFELFWYSKPINTLRDYGLLVL, from the coding sequence TTGAGCACCAAACTTTTTTTAATAACGCCACCTTTTACACAACTTAATACACCCTATCCTGCAACGGCATATTTAAAAGGGTTTTTAAATACCAAAGGCATGGCAGCATCCCAAGCCGATTTGGGAATTGATGTTATTATAAAACTGTTCTCGAAACAAGGGCTTACGGATCTTTTCAATTATATAGAATTGAACTCCCCGCTCCTTTGGAGAGGGGCAGGGGGAGAGGCTAAACTCGGAACCCCAAACTCGGAACGAATCATTGCGCTTAAAGACGAGTATATTAAAACAATCGATTCGGTTATTTTATTCTTACAGGGCAAGAATCCAACATTGTCACACCTTATTTGTCAGGAAGATTTTTTGCCCGAAGCATCACGCTTTGCACAATTGGATGAATTGGATTGGGCTTTTGGTACTATGGGTACGCAAGACAGGGCAAAGCACCTTGCTACATTGTACCTTGAAGACATTTCGGATTTGATTGTGGAGTGCGTTGACCCACATTTTGGCTTTAGCCGTTATGCCGAACGGTTGGGGCGTTCTGCCAATTCGTTTGACGAATTGTATGAGAGTTTACAACAGCCCTATACCTATATTGATGAGTTGTTGCTTGAATTATTACATAAACGATTGGTTACAGAAAAACCCGATTTGGTTTGTTTTTCGGTGCCATTTCCTGGCAACCTGTACGCTGCTTTTAGGAGCGCGCAATACATAAAGCAGCATTTCCCTAATGTAAAGATTGCTATGGGGGGCGGTTTCCCAAATACTGAGTTACGGTCGTTAAGTGATGTGCGCGTAATGGAGTTTTTCGATTTTATTACATTGGATGATGGCGAAGCACCAATAGAATGCTTAGTAGACTATATTGAGGGCAAGAGGGAACTTAGTCGCCTGAAGCGTACTTTTATCTTACAGGATAATAAAGTAACGTATATAGATAATTTGGGTAAACCTGATTATAAACAGGCACAGGTAGGCACACCCGATTATACAGGGTTGCCGTTGGATAGTTATATTTCGGTTATAGAGATTGTAAACCCCATGCACCGTATGTGGAGCGATGGGCGCTGGAATAAACTAACGATGGCACATGGCTGTTATTGGGGCAAATGTACGTTTTGCGATATATCGTTAGATTATATAAAAATTTACGAGCCTGTTACTGCTAAGTTGTTGGTAGACCGTATGGAAGAATTAACCCTACAAACAGGGCAAAATGGGTTTCATTTTGTAGACGAGGCTGCACCGCCTGCTTTAATGCGTGAGGTAGCTTTGGAGATATTGCGACGCAACCTAGCAGTAACATGGTGGACAAATATTCGGTTTGAAAAAAGTTTTACTGCCGACCTTTGCCGATTGCTTAAAGCATCGGGTTGCATTGCTGTTTCGGGTGGGCTTGAAGTGGCATCGGACCGTTTGTTAAATTTAATACAAAAGGGAGTAACCGTAGCACAAGTAGCACGCGTAACCCGAAATTTTACCGAAGAAGGTATTATGGTGCATGCCTACCTAATGTATGGTTTCCCGACACAAACAGCACAGGAAACAATAGATTCGTTAGAGATGGTACGCCAAATGTTTGAGGTAGGTGTATTACAATCAGGGTTTTGGCATCAGTTTGCCGTGACGGCACATAGCCCCGTAGGACTATATCCTGAAAAATTTGGCGTACTAAAGGAAAATGATGCTATAGGTAGTTTTGCGAACAACGATATTGTACATATTGACGAAAAGGGCACTAATCACGATAAGTTTAGTTTTGGGCTAAAAAAATCGTTATTTAACTATATGCACGGTATCTGTTTCGATTATTCGTTGCAAGAGTGGTTCGATTTTAAAGTGCCACGCACTAAAGTATCGCCCAGTTATATTTACGATGCCTTACACGAAGAAAATACGTTTACTGTAAAACCACCTACAGCTAAATTAATATGGATGGGAGGTAAGCCTACTGTTTCGCGATTTATTAAAACAAAAAAGGGAAATAAGTACGAAGTGGCTGAATTAACGTTTCATGACAAAAAAGAATCGTATACCATTCAAATACAGCAACAGCAAGAAGAATGGCTTGTACAGTTTTTAAACGATGCAGCTAGTACTACCAAAGGTGTAGTAACTTTTGCAAAGGTAAAACAAAGTTATGAAGCACTAGGTTTAGATGACTTTGAACTGTTTTGGTATAGCAAACCTATTAATACGTTACGCGATTATGGTTTGCTAGTACTTTAA
- the ffh gene encoding signal recognition particle protein, with amino-acid sequence MFDNLSDKLDKALHLLKGHGKITEVNVADTLKEVRRALLDADVNFKIAKEFTNTVKEKALGQDVLTTLQPGQLMVKLVKDELTELMGGDAAGINLSGNPSVILMSGLQGSGKTTFSGKLANFLKTKKTKKPLLVACDIYRPAAINQLHVVGEQIGVEVYSEEGNKNPVEIAQNAIKHAKANGFNVVIVDTAGRLAVDEQMMTEIANVHKAIQPQETLFVVDAMTGQDAVNTAKAFNDRLNFDGVILTKLDGDTRGGAAISIKSVVNKPIKFIGTGEKMEAIDVFYPNRMADRILGMGDVVSLVERAQEQYDEDEARKLQKKIAKNEFGFDDFLSQIQQVKKMGNMKDLVGMIPGAGKAMKDVEIEDDAFKHIEAIIHSMTPDERSKPSVLDAKRKNRIAKGSGTSIQQVNQLLKQFNQMSKMMKMMQGGGAKNMMRMMGGMKGMRQ; translated from the coding sequence ATGTTCGATAATTTAAGTGATAAATTAGATAAAGCCTTACACCTATTAAAGGGTCATGGTAAAATAACCGAAGTAAACGTAGCCGATACGCTAAAAGAAGTACGCCGTGCATTACTTGATGCCGATGTTAACTTTAAAATAGCCAAAGAGTTTACCAATACCGTAAAAGAAAAAGCGCTGGGGCAGGATGTACTTACTACATTACAGCCAGGGCAACTTATGGTAAAACTAGTAAAAGACGAGCTTACCGAGCTTATGGGAGGCGATGCTGCGGGCATCAACCTATCGGGCAATCCGTCGGTAATACTAATGTCAGGTTTACAAGGTTCGGGTAAAACCACCTTTTCGGGTAAACTGGCTAATTTCCTTAAAACCAAAAAAACAAAAAAGCCTTTATTAGTAGCTTGCGATATTTACCGTCCTGCTGCAATTAACCAGTTGCATGTAGTAGGAGAGCAAATAGGTGTAGAAGTATACTCCGAAGAGGGGAATAAAAACCCTGTTGAGATTGCCCAAAATGCCATAAAGCATGCCAAGGCAAATGGTTTTAATGTTGTAATTGTCGATACAGCAGGTCGTTTAGCCGTTGATGAGCAAATGATGACCGAAATTGCCAATGTACACAAAGCAATTCAGCCCCAAGAAACCTTATTTGTAGTAGATGCCATGACGGGGCAAGATGCTGTAAATACAGCTAAAGCCTTTAATGATAGATTGAATTTTGATGGTGTTATCCTTACTAAATTAGATGGTGATACACGCGGTGGTGCAGCAATATCTATTAAATCGGTAGTTAATAAACCTATTAAGTTTATTGGTACAGGTGAAAAGATGGAAGCCATTGATGTATTTTACCCCAACCGTATGGCCGACCGTATTTTGGGAATGGGAGATGTTGTTTCGCTTGTAGAAAGGGCACAGGAGCAGTACGATGAAGATGAGGCACGAAAACTGCAAAAGAAAATTGCCAAAAATGAGTTTGGTTTCGACGATTTTTTATCGCAAATACAACAGGTTAAAAAAATGGGTAACATGAAAGACCTTGTTGGCATGATACCTGGTGCAGGAAAAGCAATGAAAGATGTGGAGATTGAAGACGATGCTTTTAAACATATAGAAGCCATTATACACTCCATGACGCCAGATGAGCGTAGTAAACCATCGGTACTGGATGCAAAACGTAAAAACCGTATTGCAAAAGGCTCGGGCACATCCATACAGCAAGTAAACCAGTTGCTAAAGCAGTTTAACCAGATGAGCAAAATGATGAAGATGATGCAGGGTGGAGGTGCTAAAAACATGATGCGAATGATGGGCGGTATGAAAGGCATGCGACAATAA